The window TCCCTAAGGCCATGACACTAAACCTCAATGTTTCACACCCAAACTAGTAGAGTGAATCTCCTGTCACCAATATCCCCCTCTCCTAGCCCACCTATCACCGCCACCTGACAATTCAAGACAAAACACTGACTTCGCCATGGCATTCCCTTGCTCAAGAATCTATGGTGGCTCTCTTTCGACCCAATTCAGTTCAGTCTCCTCTGCAGCTCTCGGGGACCTGTAGAGCCTGGCCTCTCATCACTAGCTTACACAGACCCTTTGTTGCGACTCAGACAGATGTGGTCACTGTCCCAGAACAAGTCCAGCCCAAATGCTCCCTGGATTCTGCTCCTGGTTTTCCCAATCCTTAGAAGTCCAAGTCAAATCCTCATTCTTCTTCGGTTATTCTGCTTCTGCAGTGGGTGGAACAGTGGCCCCATAAAGATATGTCTGCGTCCTAACTCCCAggacctgtgaatgtgatcttatttggaaaaagggtctttgcagcgGTGCAAAGATCctaagttaaggatctcaagatgagatgatcctggatttagggtgggctctaaatcTAATGACTGGTATCTTTACAAGAGACAGGAGAGGGAGATTTGGatgcagagacagagaggaggaTGACAGTgcgaagacagaggcagagagtgaGTGGAGTCCtgtgccacaagccaaggagcacCTGGGCgatggaagaggcaaggaaggattctctcctagagccttgGTGAGgaagccctgctgacaccttgatttccaAATTCTGGTCTCCACAACTGGGGAagaataagtttctgttgctttaagcgcCCAGTGTATTGTGATGGCAATACAGCTCCATTTGGATCTCTCTTCTAAACTCCTCTAGCTGTAATCACATAAATCTGCCCACTCACTCCCCGGCTTAACACCTTCACTGGTTCCCATCATCTGAAGGACAAAAGTTCCTTACGTGGCATCCAGAGATGGGCACGCTGGTGGTGCCTGCCTCCCGGCCTCTGTCGCTGTGGCTGCCCTGAGCTTTATGTCCTAGTCATATGAATGACAAGGCGGGTCGTCTCTCAAAACACACAGCTGTTTCCTATCTCCGACCTTTGCACAGTCTGCTTCTCCACTGGAAATGCCTTTCCCTCCCACCCGTGTCTCCTGATGTGCTCCTAGACACTCCTTCAAACAGTGCTCAGACGAGAGCTCCTCTGGGAAGGCTTCTCAGTGTAGTCTCCCTGTGCACCGCGGTCCCTTTCCCAACCAACCCACCACACAGAACGAACTACTCCCTCCTGGTCCCAGTTCCATTCCATACACATGTTTCTCTAGTCGTACAATGACTTGTCTAGCGACTAGCTAGGCTGCAGTGCAcattccttgagagcagggatgGTATTTTACTCCTGTCTGATTCCCCAGCACCTAGCTAGTGCCTATAGCCAGCAAGGGCCCATTCATACCTGCTGAATGGAGGATACAGTTCAGAAGGGAATTGCTTCAGGGTGTAGAAACCTTGAGGGAATGCTGTTTTGGGTTTTCCCAGTGACACGCACAACAGCTGGCTCAAGGCTGTCTTCCCTGCTCTTAGGAATGGTCATGCTGCGTCTCCCTCCTGAAGGCAGTCTGAACCTGCAGCCACTccagtctctctcttctcctcccctctgtGCTCCCCGTTTCTGAGCTCCAGGGGCCCTGCCATCCCTCCCCGGCCTGTTCTCACATACCTGGGCCTTCTGGGTCTTCTCCAGCCACCGGGTACAGTCTGTAGCAGTGGGACAGTACACAATGAGGGCACTGGAGGCGCACTTGAATTCAGTGAGGTGGATCACCAGGAAGCTGTCTGGGGGGAGGAGAAGGTCTGCTTCAAGGGCCAGACCTTTGTGAACCCCATCCCAACTCCCCCTTCCCCTTgccaagaggaaaggagaaggaaaagatcCCCGCAGGAAAGACATACTAGGGTCTCGGAGTGGTTGGCACACAAGCTTCTCCAGCATGAAGGGGGGCCGGATAACCTTGGCTTTGTCTGCCTTGCGTTGGTGCTTTGTCACCAGGAGCACGTCAGAGAAGAGGAACAGGTACACGTCCAGCTGGAGGCatgcagaggagagagaggcagggtcAGCTGGAGCAGGGGGAATGGCAGGATAGGAATTGGGGTTCATGGGGctcacatgcacgcacacacacacgcatgcagagacagacacacacacccctttctcCCATTTCCAGCTTTTCTGATTTAGCTTGTCTCCCAtcatctctcccttctcttcaatCTATCTTTCATCTCCGCTCATGCCCACAGCTCCTCACCTTCCCTTCTCGCCCCTCTTTTACTCGCACGGGTCCCTCCAGCAGCAGCTGCCTGGTGTGCTCAGGAGCCACCCCCAGCATGGGGGACATCAGGTCCAGGCTGGAGAATGGACGCAGCTTCTGAGGGCCACAGAGAGGAGAGGGTCAGCAGACTGGGCTGCGCTTATGTCTGTCTACCTACCAGTCACATCCTTTGTCCTTTCACCAGCACCGTCTCTTTCCAGCCTTCCTTCGCTTGGAGGGAGAGAAAGTGTTTCTGGGTCCTCTTTCTACTCTTGAACTCTGCCCCTGGGACCCTTATCACTGAGAAGGAATGATGGGCACGCCCTGCTGTGGcacctctgccccctcccctccaggcctCGGCTACTTCCATTTTCCTGGGGACCTTGCCTTTTCTGAGcccccttccctctctcaccTTCTCCATCTCCTCGCTGGATGGCTCCAGCACCTCATAGGGCCCAATGCGCTGCACTGCAGCCACCAAGTTATCCTGCTCTTCACCTTGGCGGACCTGCTTATTGATGTGTCGCAGGAATGACTCCACAGCTGCAATCTAGGCGAGGGCAGGGCATGGAAGGAGGAGCAGCTCAGGTCCACACCCTGGACTTCCCACCCAATCAATGACAGTCACTGCGTTCTAACACAGGCTGGCCAGTCAGCGCCACGCTGTCACGTACACATGACAGGACACTCTCAAGAGTTCCTGGAGAGCAAttcccacacagcagcccccaATCCCAAGGGTCCTGGCCCTGCCAGGCCACCTACCATGGCGGTCAGGGCCCGGTGGGCTCGTTCCTCAGGGCTCCTCTTGAGCACAGCCTGCAGCAGCAATGGGTACTTGGTGATGCGCTGCTGAGGCTTGATGAGTAGGTCACCCAGCATCTGTCTCCCCGAGCGCTTGTGCTTCTCACACCACTGCCAGGGAAGGTGGGCATGGGGTCAGCAGTCTGCAAcgtccctcctgccccaccctagtgacaGCCTCAGCCTTGGGCTAAGCTAGAGTTAGGGAGAGACCTAGTTGTCTAGGGTCCgccccatcccccttccccagcACCCCTCTCCCACCTGCACGAAGGTACGGAAGAAAGGGTTATTGTCTTGCTGCTCCCGGGCATAAGCCATGGTCTGCTTCACTCTCAGGCAGTACTGGACATAAGGCTGGAACCGCTGGCTGAACTGGAGGGACAGATATGGGGGGGGTCAGGGAACAGGCAGGGGAAGAAGGTCATGAGATACAGGCTTCACCCTGTAGAACATGGGGAgcgagggtgggggtgggggctggagacaGCCTCTCATAGACCCTTAGTCCATCTCCTTCCAATCCCTACCTCCCATGACTGCCAGCCCCTCTCTCTAGATTCCAAGGAGGAGTTGAGGTCCTGAGAGGTCCACCCACTGCTGCTCTCTGAGCTCCTGTCCACAGCCCCTGCTGTACCCTGCTGCTCTAAATTTACTCCCTCCATCAATAATTCAGCTGGAATGTTTTTTAGGACACTGGAGATCCCATTTCACCCGGCAGAGGGGTGGTGACCTGAGGCTGGCCCAGAAGCCCTGTCCTATGGAAGGGGCCCACCTCAGGCTCCCAGGAGACTGTCTCACTACCTCTCTACCCCAGTCCAACTCTGCAAGGCCCATGTCTTCCTGGCTGGGTCACATGGAGAAGGAAGTGTGATCCTGGGCCTCTCGCCTTCTCTTGTCTCCCTTTTCCATGCTCCAGGTGACCCTGTGGCCTTTTATACCTCCTTTCTCAGTCCCCTGGGGGGCATCTCACATAGGCCCCATTCTTGCTCCCAGCTGTTCGTCAATGGATCTCTGTCCATGAAGTAAGATTTTATAGCTGATAAGAGCTTAGGTGCAACCCTTCCCTGAGACAGCTGCATTTTCATGTCATAAGAGTCTCCAGAAGCCCAAAGAATCTTTGGGACGGAAGTCATACTTGTGGAATGAAGGGCAGGAGGTGAGGTGATATTTTGGGGTAGAGGCTATGCCCTTGGACCCCCTCAGGTCACGGAAGGATTCTAGTTGCATAGGCACACCCTGCAGACAGGACCCCTCGGGACTGTCCTAGTCCTGCCTCATTTGCCCTTCATGCCTCACCGCCAGGAAGCCATGTTGCAGGCTGACAGGGTCCAGAGGTTGTCCCGAGGCTCGAGTCTCCCGCAGGGCAGGCCCCAGCACCTCTTCCCAAAAGCTCCGGTGAGTTCGAATCAGGCTGGGGACATTTCCAAACAGGGTCTCAGCTGATACCTGGAGGGAGAACGTAGTGATATGTCTTGGCAGGTCACTGTCAGGCGGCATTGGCCATGGACAGAGAGCACTGCTCAGTTAggatggcgggggtggggggagagtggAGCCTGTGGTCTGTTTGAGGTATAGAGCAAGAAGGAGAGTAGGAAGAGCACGGGGCAGTGGAAATTCAGACTGTGCAGCCTGGAGGGCTCtctgggaccccacccccaccccaccccctccactccCTGGACTCAGAATGTGGGATGTACCAGGCTCCCCTCCTGAGGTCCCACTCACTTCTGTCAGCAGTCCCACTCGCTGCAAGTTCAGCAAACCCGCGGCTAGGAGCTAGATGCAGGGAGAGATGAGGGTCTCACCACTTGACCTTGTCCTGTCGGATGGGACCCCAGCCTAACCCTTCAATGCATCTTTAGTACTGCTAATCTCTCGCCCAAGATCCCGTGAAGGTCTCAAATCAGGGAGATCTCTTGGTATgctgtccctccctctcccatcaACCCTGCCCCTTCTGATCTGGGAGGACTGGGAGAGATACAAATGAGATGAGTATATGGCTGAGgatggggccagggctggggttgAGGGAGGCTCACATCAGTCATGATCTTGAGCTTTCGCATGTAGATCAGCTCGGTGGTCAGTAGCTCCCACAGTGCTTCCTGTTGGTGGCAAAGCTCCCGGCTCATCTCCTGGGGTGGGAGTAGGGCTGGTTCAGTTGGGGAACGATGACAAGAACAGTAGCTACCATTTGTTAAATGCTACTGGATCTACTTCATAGATGACCTTTTAATCCTCAAATCAATCTTCCAGTGTGTAGGTGGTgtcacccccactttacagatgaggtgactgaggctctgagaggtttgCTGTCTTGACCAAGGTCTCACTAGTAAGTGatggagttgggatttgaacttaGAGCAAGATGTCTCCAAATGCTTTCCCCACATGACCCCACTTCCTGAGGCCTTTTCCTTGGGAAGAAGCAGAGGTgagatgtgtgtctgtgtgtctgtgaagCCCTGGGGACAGACATTGTGTTACAGGCCCACCTTGTGCCCAGGCACCAGCTCCTTCCAGGACATCTCAATGGTCAGGCCACTGTCACTGCTCTTTCCTATTTCCCAGTGCTTCCGGTCCTCGGGGGGCAGGCGGGGTATCCCGTACATGCTGAATATATGCAGCCTCTTCTCCAGCTCCTGGGTCGTGGTGACTTCCTGCTGGGACTGAGAATGAGATCAGCCCTGGCCACAGCCTGGGTGCTCAGCCCGGTTGGTTCAGggaggactgtgtgtgtgtgtgtgtgtgtgtgtgtgtatgggagcACTGACACGAAAGCCTGCACAACGGGGGATTACAGGGGAAAGGGCACTGCTGGAACGCGGACAGATAGGCACTTTGGTCTGCAGAAAGGTCCCTGGACAGTGGGGTCTGACATGGGATCCCTGACTAGAAAGGTGCCTTCCAGGGGTCTCCTGAGACAGAACCCACCAGAACAGGATTTAGGGAACCAGTGGTCTCAGGCAGCATTTCGACATTTGTCCCAAATGCACACATTTATGAGGTAGTAAGGCTTAGGGGTGTATCCCTGAGAGGGCCTCCAGACAGCGCAGAATCCGGCTTCTTGGAGGGGCTGCCTGTGCTCTCAGCTCTGCTCCTCTGTGGATATCACAGCTCAGGCTTTGAGCATACGGGTAGGAGGAGAGAAACCCCTTACCTTTAGTTTGGGG of the Rhinolophus sinicus isolate RSC01 linkage group LG02, ASM3656204v1, whole genome shotgun sequence genome contains:
- the PLEKHG6 gene encoding pleckstrin homology domain-containing family G member 6 isoform X1, with product MQAFGPPDEGPLRGLADSHVENYRGRHRASAQSTAVSVYPRGSPVLDPSRLRLQVYVPFAKSSSQARGPSPIRFRESEPEKRHGVHLGAGPPHSPKLKSQQEVTTTQELEKRLHIFSMYGIPRLPPEDRKHWEIGKSSDSGLTIEMSWKELVPGHKEMSRELCHQQEALWELLTTELIYMRKLKIMTDLLAAGLLNLQRVGLLTEVSAETLFGNVPSLIRTHRSFWEEVLGPALRETRASGQPLDPVSLQHGFLAFSQRFQPYVQYCLRVKQTMAYAREQQDNNPFFRTFVQWCEKHKRSGRQMLGDLLIKPQQRITKYPLLLQAVLKRSPEERAHRALTAMIAAVESFLRHINKQVRQGEEQDNLVAAVQRIGPYEVLEPSSEEMEKKLRPFSSLDLMSPMLGVAPEHTRQLLLEGPVRVKEGREGKLDVYLFLFSDVLLVTKHQRKADKAKVIRPPFMLEKLVCQPLRDPNSFLVIHLTEFKCASSALIVYCPTATDCTRWLEKTQKAQVTLQNLKDKEYVQQKRELLALYRDRDQDQDRGSQGTRPSTPSQEGSQSSTEGRTPGFSTVIPHLVVTEDTDEDTPSVADDTSDSGYGTLIPVSPKGLHSPLSRLRPWAHLRDPHFTFSTLDLRDVTLHHQLPDPQAPQRRSAPDLPGEAIQRGCSLPRGEPPTWSEEEDGTSMGGNVVVETLHRARLRGQLHYPTTHTDSAGESSWASSEDEDEEKPIFLTPHRTPAPHPHRTEDMLRDIRVDLASQRIEDIPEPGDSRPRKLTRVQLQRMRGLHSIQLDTPMSTSEA
- the PLEKHG6 gene encoding pleckstrin homology domain-containing family G member 6 isoform X2; its protein translation is MQAFGPPDEGPLRGLADSHVENYRGRHRASAQSTAVSVYPRGSPVLDPSRLRLQVYVPFAKSSSQARGPSPIRFRESEPEKRHGVHLGAGPPHSPKLKEVTTTQELEKRLHIFSMYGIPRLPPEDRKHWEIGKSSDSGLTIEMSWKELVPGHKEMSRELCHQQEALWELLTTELIYMRKLKIMTDLLAAGLLNLQRVGLLTEVSAETLFGNVPSLIRTHRSFWEEVLGPALRETRASGQPLDPVSLQHGFLAFSQRFQPYVQYCLRVKQTMAYAREQQDNNPFFRTFVQWCEKHKRSGRQMLGDLLIKPQQRITKYPLLLQAVLKRSPEERAHRALTAMIAAVESFLRHINKQVRQGEEQDNLVAAVQRIGPYEVLEPSSEEMEKKLRPFSSLDLMSPMLGVAPEHTRQLLLEGPVRVKEGREGKLDVYLFLFSDVLLVTKHQRKADKAKVIRPPFMLEKLVCQPLRDPNSFLVIHLTEFKCASSALIVYCPTATDCTRWLEKTQKAQVTLQNLKDKEYVQQKRELLALYRDRDQDQDRGSQGTRPSTPSQEGSQSSTEGRTPGFSTVIPHLVVTEDTDEDTPSVADDTSDSGYGTLIPVSPKGLHSPLSRLRPWAHLRDPHFTFSTLDLRDVTLHHQLPDPQAPQRRSAPDLPGEAIQRGCSLPRGEPPTWSEEEDGTSMGGNVVVETLHRARLRGQLHYPTTHTDSAGESSWASSEDEDEEKPIFLTPHRTPAPHPHRTEDMLRDIRVDLASQRIEDIPEPGDSRPRKLTRVQLQRMRGLHSIQLDTPMSTSEA